A genomic window from Desulfovibrio sp. X2 includes:
- a CDS encoding glucokinase — protein MTTILAADIGGTHSRFMSFTLPDGQNGPGGAADLRPGDEAWIPTDSVDSFAGLLGALKDKGFPHAPDTVEATVLAVPGPVEGGRRAEPANIPWTIDLDDEEAGVAGLSVHLINDFVAQGYSSRTVILDQAELVKPGTGDPTAALAVVGAGTGLGHCATLPVSGKDGQGGFLAVPAEAGHAAFPFVGEHEEAYHAFLRRTLSIPYAYGDVVVSGSGLAHLHRFLTDEALSPEEVAERAGRASPTVRLFSRFYGRAVRNYVLSVVGFAGVMVTGGVAAKSPWLVDNDDFREEFVSSPRYGAQLARVPVRLCRDERSGLFGAAFYGAQTLGPSSSAAGPEK, from the coding sequence ATGACGACCATCCTTGCCGCCGACATCGGCGGAACCCACAGCCGGTTCATGTCCTTCACGCTGCCCGACGGCCAAAACGGCCCGGGCGGCGCGGCCGACCTGCGTCCGGGCGACGAGGCCTGGATTCCCACGGACTCGGTGGACTCCTTCGCCGGGCTGCTCGGGGCCCTGAAGGACAAGGGCTTCCCCCACGCGCCCGATACCGTGGAGGCCACGGTCCTGGCCGTGCCCGGCCCGGTGGAGGGCGGTCGCCGCGCCGAGCCCGCGAACATCCCCTGGACCATCGACCTCGACGACGAGGAGGCCGGGGTCGCCGGGCTCTCCGTCCATCTGATCAACGACTTCGTGGCCCAGGGCTACTCCAGCCGCACCGTGATCCTGGACCAGGCGGAACTCGTGAAGCCCGGGACGGGCGATCCCACCGCGGCCCTGGCCGTGGTCGGCGCGGGCACCGGGCTCGGCCACTGCGCGACCCTGCCCGTGTCCGGAAAGGACGGGCAGGGCGGCTTCCTGGCCGTGCCCGCCGAGGCGGGCCACGCGGCCTTTCCCTTCGTGGGCGAGCACGAGGAGGCCTACCACGCCTTCCTGCGCCGCACGCTCTCCATCCCCTACGCCTACGGCGACGTCGTGGTCTCGGGGTCGGGGCTGGCGCATCTTCACCGCTTCCTGACCGACGAGGCGCTCTCGCCGGAGGAGGTGGCGGAGCGCGCGGGCCGCGCCTCGCCCACGGTGCGCCTCTTCTCCCGCTTCTACGGCCGGGCCGTGCGCAACTACGTGCTCTCCGTGGTCGGCTTCGCGGGCGTCATGGTCACGGGCGGGGTGGCGGCCAAGAGCCCCTGGCTCGTGGACAACGACGACTTCCGCGAGGAGTTCGTCAGCTCGCCGCGCTACGGCGCGCAGCTGGCCAGGGTGCCCGTGAGGCTCTGCCGCGACGAGCGCAGCGGCCTCTTCGGCGCGGCCTTCTACGGCGCGCAGACGCTGGGCCCGTCCTCTTCCGCCGCAGGGCCGGAAAAATAG